In one Mucilaginibacter ginsenosidivorax genomic region, the following are encoded:
- the uxaC gene encoding glucuronate isomerase codes for MKNFLDKDFLLTTQTARRLYHEYAADLPIIDYHSHLPPDQIAGDINFENITQVWLNGDHYKWRAMRANGVDEDYITGKKTDLEKFEQWAATVPYTLRNPLYHWTHLELQRYFGIHDLLSPVTALQIYDESSKKLQSPEYSIRNIIKSKNVEVICTTDDPLDDLAHHRKIKADGYEVQVLPTFRPDKAMNADDLAALNLYIDKLEVIAGAAIHTINDYLWALKARHDYFAANGGRLSDHGLEQVYAEDYADAEIADIFIKIRNNQSLDATEALQFKSAMLYNFALWNHEKGWVMQLHLGALRNNNTRGLSELGPDTGWDSIGDFSQGRALSKFLNRLDTTNQLSKTILYNLNPADNELMASMTGNFNDGSVAGKIQFGSAWWFLDQKDGMTKQMNALSNIGLLSRLVGMLTDSRSFLSFPRHEYFRRLVCNLFGDDIENGELPNDIEWTGKIVQDICYYNAKNYFNFDQSK; via the coding sequence ATGAAAAACTTTTTAGATAAAGACTTTTTATTAACTACCCAAACCGCGAGGCGCCTGTACCATGAATATGCTGCGGATTTACCTATTATTGATTACCATAGCCATTTGCCGCCCGACCAGATTGCCGGTGATATCAATTTTGAAAACATAACCCAGGTATGGCTTAACGGCGACCATTATAAATGGCGTGCCATGCGTGCCAACGGCGTTGATGAAGATTACATTACCGGGAAAAAAACCGACCTCGAAAAATTTGAACAATGGGCGGCCACCGTACCCTATACACTGCGCAACCCGCTTTACCACTGGACACACCTTGAACTGCAGCGGTATTTTGGTATTCACGACCTGCTATCGCCGGTAACTGCCCTGCAGATTTATGACGAGAGTAGCAAAAAACTCCAATCGCCGGAGTATAGTATCCGCAATATCATCAAAAGCAAAAATGTCGAGGTAATATGTACAACCGACGATCCGCTTGACGACCTGGCTCATCATCGAAAAATAAAAGCTGATGGTTACGAAGTACAGGTGTTGCCAACATTCAGGCCGGATAAGGCTATGAATGCCGATGATTTGGCTGCATTAAACCTGTACATTGATAAACTGGAGGTAATAGCAGGCGCCGCTATCCATACCATTAATGACTATTTATGGGCTTTGAAAGCCCGCCACGACTATTTTGCAGCAAACGGAGGCCGGTTATCTGACCATGGTTTGGAGCAAGTATATGCCGAAGATTATGCCGATGCCGAAATAGCTGATATATTTATCAAGATAAGGAACAACCAGTCCCTTGATGCAACCGAGGCCCTGCAATTTAAATCGGCCATGCTGTACAATTTTGCTTTGTGGAACCACGAGAAAGGCTGGGTAATGCAATTGCACCTGGGTGCGCTGCGTAACAACAATACCCGCGGATTAAGCGAGCTTGGGCCGGATACCGGCTGGGATTCCATCGGTGACTTTTCGCAAGGCCGGGCTTTGTCTAAATTCCTGAACCGTTTGGATACAACCAATCAGCTTAGCAAAACCATCCTGTATAACTTAAACCCGGCCGACAACGAACTGATGGCATCCATGACCGGCAATTTTAACGATGGTTCGGTAGCCGGTAAAATTCAGTTTGGATCGGCCTGGTGGTTTTTGGATCAAAAGGACGGCATGACCAAACAGATGAATGCGCTATCCAACATTGGCTTGCTCAGCAGGCTGGTAGGGATGCTTACCGATTCACGCAGCTTTCTGTCTTTCCCAAGGCATGAGTATTTCCGCAGATTGGTTTGTAACCTGTTTGGCGATGATATCGAAAACGGCGAATTGCCAAACGATATCGAGTGGACGGGTAAAATCGTCCAGGATATTTGTTATTACAACGCGAAGAATTACTTTAATTTCGATCAGAGCAAATGA
- the uxuA gene encoding mannonate dehydratase: MNNLEETFRWFGPADPVTLTAISQSGATGVVTALYHIPVGEVWSLDEIIQRKNTIEEAGLRWSVVESVNIHESIKTAGADRDTYIQNYVATLQNLAQAGVNIVCYNFMPVLDWTRTDLDYLLANKATALRYDAKALAAFDLYILERLGARDDYSAAQQQVAKQYLDNITADERTQLINNLMAGLPGTNKTLTIPEFKEHLKRYADVDAVGLKENLAYFLRGIIPAAEKAGVKMCIHPDDPPFPILGLPRVVSTEQDLADLVNYYPSTSNGITFCTGSLGARADNDLPGIIERLGEHIHFLHLRNVQREADGSFYEAEHLGGSTDMYAVMKNIVLEQQKRVADGRDDIAIPMRPDHGHKLLDDFNHKTYHGYSAIGRLKGLAELRGLEMGVKRSLLDKA; this comes from the coding sequence GTGAATAATTTAGAAGAAACATTCCGGTGGTTTGGCCCCGCCGATCCGGTTACACTAACAGCAATTTCGCAATCCGGGGCTACCGGCGTTGTTACAGCACTTTACCACATCCCAGTTGGCGAGGTTTGGAGTTTGGATGAAATCATCCAACGTAAAAATACGATAGAAGAAGCTGGCTTACGGTGGTCGGTTGTAGAGAGCGTGAATATTCATGAAAGTATAAAAACCGCCGGCGCCGATAGGGATACATACATCCAAAACTATGTAGCTACGCTTCAAAACCTGGCGCAGGCAGGCGTCAACATCGTATGCTACAACTTTATGCCCGTGCTGGATTGGACACGTACCGACCTGGATTACCTGCTGGCCAACAAAGCAACTGCTTTAAGGTACGATGCTAAAGCTTTAGCCGCTTTTGACCTTTACATCCTGGAGCGCCTGGGCGCCCGCGACGATTATAGTGCCGCCCAACAGCAGGTTGCCAAACAATACTTGGACAACATTACTGCCGATGAACGCACGCAGCTAATTAATAACCTGATGGCAGGTTTACCAGGCACCAACAAAACACTAACCATTCCCGAATTTAAGGAGCACTTAAAACGCTACGCGGATGTTGATGCCGTGGGCCTTAAAGAAAACCTTGCTTACTTTTTAAGGGGTATTATACCTGCGGCCGAAAAAGCAGGCGTTAAAATGTGCATCCACCCGGACGATCCTCCATTCCCGATACTGGGCCTGCCAAGGGTGGTATCTACCGAGCAGGATTTAGCCGACCTGGTTAACTATTACCCTTCGACCAGTAATGGCATCACGTTTTGTACCGGCTCATTAGGGGCAAGGGCCGATAATGACTTGCCGGGAATTATAGAACGATTAGGCGAACACATCCACTTCCTGCACCTGCGTAATGTGCAGCGCGAAGCTGATGGCAGCTTTTACGAGGCCGAGCATTTGGGCGGCAGTACCGATATGTATGCCGTTATGAAAAATATTGTATTGGAGCAGCAAAAACGCGTGGCCGATGGCCGTGATGATATTGCCATACCCATGCGCCCGGATCATGGACATAAACTGTTGGACGATTTTAACCACAAAACTTACCACGGCTACTCGGCCATAGGCAGGCTGAAAGGGCTTGCTGAATTGCGAGGCCTTGAAATGGGCGTTAAACGCTCTTTACTGGATAAAGCATAA
- a CDS encoding sodium/sugar symporter has protein sequence MKTLSYGDYVVFFIYFVIVSSYGYWVYKRKHNADATSKDYFLAEGSLTWWAIGASLIASNISAEQFIGTSGSAFKMGLAISTYEWMAAITLIIVAVFFIPVYLKNKIFTMPQFLHQRYNSTVAMIMAIFWLLLYIVVNLMSILYLGALAISGISGLNIWLCIILLAVFSAFITLGGMKVIGYTDVIQVAVLILGGLMASYLALTLLSEKEGTTGLLNGFKILHSEASDHFHMIFKKDNPNYMDLPGLSVLIGGMWITNLNYWGCNQYITQRALGANLKTARGGILFAAFLKLLMPVIVVLPGIAAYLLYQKGMFHQEMMSSTGVTDPNKAYPSLLNLLPTGLKGLSFAALTAAIVASLAGKANSIATIFTLDIYKKAINPGATDKKLVNLGKISVLVALALGVILSFFIGNALMGEGKQGFQYIQEYTGFVSPGIFAMFILGFFWKKATSNAALFATIGGFIMSCVFKVLPRFADLSFLSPYGFSKLALQDDKVTKLYEIPFLDRMGFVFVICIIGMYIISKIETAKGVVTNGLEIDASMFKTSKGFLAGAVIITGIVVALYSVFW, from the coding sequence CTGAAAACCCTCTCGTACGGCGATTATGTCGTGTTTTTTATTTACTTCGTTATCGTATCCAGTTATGGCTATTGGGTATACAAGCGTAAGCATAATGCCGACGCGACCTCTAAAGACTATTTTTTGGCCGAAGGGTCGCTTACCTGGTGGGCAATCGGGGCATCATTAATCGCTTCCAATATCTCTGCCGAGCAGTTTATTGGTACAAGTGGTTCGGCTTTTAAAATGGGATTGGCCATATCAACCTACGAGTGGATGGCGGCAATAACGCTGATCATTGTGGCGGTATTTTTTATACCTGTGTATCTTAAAAATAAGATATTCACCATGCCGCAATTTTTGCACCAGCGATATAACAGTACGGTGGCCATGATCATGGCCATCTTTTGGCTGTTGCTATACATCGTGGTTAACTTAATGTCTATCCTTTACCTTGGTGCATTGGCTATCAGCGGTATATCTGGCCTCAACATCTGGTTATGTATCATATTACTTGCAGTTTTCTCGGCATTTATTACTCTTGGGGGCATGAAGGTTATCGGTTACACCGATGTTATTCAGGTTGCTGTGCTTATTTTAGGCGGATTGATGGCTTCGTACCTGGCGCTAACTTTATTGAGTGAGAAGGAGGGCACTACAGGTTTATTGAATGGATTTAAAATATTACATTCAGAAGCTTCAGACCACTTCCACATGATTTTCAAAAAGGATAATCCTAACTATATGGATTTGCCTGGCTTATCAGTTTTAATTGGTGGTATGTGGATAACCAACCTTAACTATTGGGGCTGTAACCAATATATTACGCAAAGAGCTTTGGGTGCAAACCTTAAAACCGCTCGTGGTGGTATTTTGTTCGCGGCTTTCCTTAAATTACTAATGCCTGTTATTGTGGTGTTACCAGGTATTGCCGCTTATTTATTGTACCAAAAAGGCATGTTCCACCAGGAAATGATGAGCTCAACAGGTGTAACCGATCCTAATAAAGCTTATCCGTCCTTATTGAACTTATTGCCAACCGGCTTAAAAGGCTTATCATTTGCGGCACTAACGGCGGCAATTGTGGCTTCTTTAGCAGGTAAAGCCAATAGTATAGCCACCATATTTACCTTAGATATCTACAAAAAAGCTATCAATCCCGGTGCTACAGATAAAAAATTGGTAAATCTTGGTAAAATATCTGTTTTGGTTGCTTTGGCATTAGGTGTTATTTTATCATTTTTTATCGGCAACGCTTTGATGGGCGAAGGTAAACAAGGGTTCCAATACATCCAGGAATATACTGGCTTTGTGTCTCCGGGTATATTTGCCATGTTTATCCTTGGTTTCTTCTGGAAAAAGGCAACATCAAACGCGGCCTTGTTTGCTACTATCGGTGGTTTCATTATGTCGTGTGTGTTTAAAGTTTTACCACGCTTTGCTGATCTTAGCTTCTTATCGCCATACGGTTTCTCCAAACTGGCTTTACAAGATGATAAAGTAACTAAACTGTACGAAATACCTTTCCTTGACCGTATGGGCTTTGTATTTGTTATTTGTATTATAGGCATGTACATCATATCAAAAATTGAAACCGCCAAAGGCGTTGTTACAAATGGTCTCGAAATTGACGCATCGATGTTTAAAACTTCGAAAGGCTTTTTGGCCGGTGCGGTAATTATTACAGGCATCGTGGTTGCGCTGTACTCTGTATTCTGGTAG
- the xylA gene encoding xylose isomerase has protein sequence MKIITGEKEFFTGIGQIAYEGPESDNPLAFRWYDANRVVAGKTMAEHLRFACAYWHSFNGNGADPFGGPTHIFAWDEKADAVERAKDKMDAAFEFITKMNIPYYCFHDVDVVDYTNDVNENDRRIQALVEYAKQKQAESGVKLLWGTSNLFSHRRYMNGAATNPDFHVLAHAGAQVKAAIDATIALGGENYVFWGGREGYMSLLNTDMKREQEHFAKFLHTAKDYARKQGFKGNFFIEPKPCEPTKHQYDYDAATVLGFLQKYDLLNDFKLNLEVNHATLAGHTFQHELQVAADSGLLGSIDANRGDTQNGWDTDQFPNDINEITESMMIILEAGGLQGGGINFDAKIRRNSTDQADLFYAHIGGMDIFARALVIADNILQKSEYKKIRTDRYASFDAGSGKDFEDGKLSLEDLRNYAITNGEPKTLSGRQEYLENLINRYI, from the coding sequence ATGAAAATCATCACAGGCGAAAAGGAATTTTTCACAGGGATAGGCCAGATTGCTTACGAAGGGCCGGAATCAGATAACCCGCTGGCGTTTCGTTGGTACGATGCCAACAGGGTAGTGGCTGGTAAAACCATGGCCGAGCATTTACGTTTTGCCTGCGCTTACTGGCATTCATTTAATGGTAATGGTGCGGATCCGTTTGGCGGACCTACCCACATTTTTGCATGGGACGAGAAAGCCGACGCTGTAGAACGCGCTAAAGACAAAATGGATGCAGCGTTTGAGTTTATCACCAAAATGAATATCCCTTACTATTGTTTCCATGACGTAGATGTGGTAGATTATACCAACGATGTAAATGAGAACGACCGCCGCATCCAGGCTTTGGTTGAATATGCCAAACAAAAACAAGCCGAAAGCGGTGTTAAATTACTTTGGGGAACATCAAACCTGTTTAGCCACCGCAGGTATATGAACGGTGCTGCTACCAATCCCGATTTTCATGTACTGGCCCATGCCGGAGCACAGGTTAAAGCGGCAATTGATGCAACCATCGCTTTAGGCGGCGAAAACTACGTTTTCTGGGGTGGTCGCGAAGGCTATATGAGTCTGCTGAATACCGATATGAAACGCGAGCAGGAACATTTCGCTAAATTTTTACATACCGCTAAAGATTACGCACGTAAACAAGGTTTTAAAGGAAACTTCTTTATCGAACCAAAACCTTGCGAGCCAACCAAACACCAGTATGATTATGATGCGGCTACCGTTTTAGGCTTTTTGCAGAAATACGATTTGCTGAATGATTTTAAACTGAACCTGGAAGTTAACCACGCTACATTAGCCGGCCATACTTTCCAGCATGAATTACAAGTAGCTGCCGATTCGGGTTTATTGGGCTCGATAGATGCCAACCGTGGCGATACCCAAAACGGATGGGATACCGATCAGTTCCCGAATGATATTAACGAAATTACCGAATCGATGATGATTATCCTGGAAGCAGGTGGTTTACAAGGCGGCGGTATTAACTTTGATGCCAAAATTCGCCGTAACTCAACAGATCAGGCCGACCTATTCTACGCTCATATAGGTGGCATGGATATATTCGCCCGCGCCCTGGTTATAGCCGATAATATTTTGCAAAAATCAGAGTATAAAAAGATCCGTACCGACAGATATGCCTCATTTGATGCAGGTTCGGGAAAAGATTTTGAAGATGGTAAGCTATCTTTAGAAGATTTGCGTAACTATGCAATAACCAATGGTGAGCCAAAAACATTAAGCGGTCGACAAGAATATTTAGAAAATTTGATAAATCGCTATATATAG
- a CDS encoding xylulokinase, with amino-acid sequence MLLLGIDIGTSSVKVSVVNADTQQIITSAQFPDEESPIKAVHPGWAEQSPLMWWDQVQQALARCHAKGGYNQQDIAAIGIAYQMHGLVLVDKDQNVLRDSIIWCDSRAVEIGDKAFVAIGQEKCLSHLLNSPGNFTASKLAWVKENEPGIYAKIDKIMLPGDYIAMKLTGEITTSVSALSEGVFFDFKTNGISKDVINYFGFDESLFPVINPVFSSHGALKSDVAEKLGLKAGIPVTYKSGDQPNNALSLNVLNPGEVAATAGTSGVIYGVSDQLAYDQQSRINTFAHVNYSEEEKRLGVLLCINGTGSLYRWAKYNFGAGLSYNQLNEEAKKAPLGSDGLRVLPFGNGAERMLNNKQVGAHFQNIDLNLHTQAHIFRAVQEGIACAFRYGFDIMRSNGMNPTVIRAGKSNLFLSELFTETFVNATGVPVELYNNDGSVGAALGAGIGAGIFKSPSEAFSNTKAIQLIEPDLSVDFEPIYNEWKELLEIRLKAKG; translated from the coding sequence ATGCTATTATTAGGGATTGATATAGGTACTTCTTCAGTTAAAGTTAGTGTTGTTAACGCTGATACGCAACAAATTATAACATCAGCACAGTTTCCGGACGAGGAATCGCCGATAAAAGCGGTACACCCGGGATGGGCCGAGCAATCGCCACTCATGTGGTGGGACCAGGTACAACAGGCACTGGCACGCTGCCACGCCAAGGGAGGTTACAACCAGCAGGATATTGCCGCCATAGGCATAGCTTACCAGATGCACGGCTTGGTTTTGGTTGATAAAGACCAGAATGTTTTGCGCGATAGCATTATCTGGTGCGATAGCCGCGCCGTTGAAATTGGCGATAAAGCCTTTGTCGCCATAGGCCAGGAAAAATGCTTATCGCACCTGTTAAACTCGCCGGGCAACTTTACCGCATCCAAACTGGCATGGGTAAAAGAGAACGAGCCCGGAATTTATGCTAAAATAGACAAGATCATGCTACCCGGCGATTACATCGCCATGAAGCTAACCGGCGAGATCACTACCTCGGTATCGGCATTATCTGAAGGGGTATTCTTCGATTTTAAAACCAACGGCATCTCTAAAGACGTTATCAATTACTTTGGTTTTGATGAAAGCCTGTTCCCGGTTATCAACCCGGTGTTTTCATCTCACGGAGCATTAAAAAGCGATGTAGCCGAAAAACTTGGCCTTAAAGCCGGCATCCCTGTAACCTATAAATCAGGCGATCAGCCAAATAATGCTTTATCATTAAATGTATTGAATCCGGGCGAGGTAGCTGCAACTGCAGGCACATCCGGAGTAATATACGGCGTAAGCGATCAACTGGCTTATGACCAGCAATCGCGCATCAACACCTTTGCCCACGTAAATTATTCCGAAGAGGAAAAACGTTTAGGCGTATTGCTTTGTATTAACGGAACGGGCAGTTTATACCGCTGGGCCAAATACAATTTTGGCGCAGGCTTAAGCTACAATCAACTCAACGAAGAAGCAAAAAAAGCGCCCCTGGGCAGCGATGGCCTGCGCGTACTGCCCTTTGGCAACGGTGCCGAGCGCATGCTGAACAATAAGCAGGTAGGCGCCCATTTCCAGAATATCGACCTTAACCTGCATACCCAAGCGCATATTTTCCGCGCGGTACAGGAGGGCATAGCCTGCGCATTCCGTTATGGTTTTGATATCATGCGCAGCAACGGCATGAACCCTACGGTTATACGCGCCGGCAAAAGCAACCTGTTTTTGAGCGAGCTATTTACCGAAACCTTTGTAAACGCCACAGGTGTTCCCGTTGAACTATACAACAACGATGGCAGCGTTGGCGCGGCCTTAGGCGCAGGGATAGGTGCAGGCATCTTCAAATCGCCGTCAGAAGCATTCAGCAACACCAAAGCCATCCAATTAATAGAGCCGGATCTTTCTGTTGATTTTGAACCTATTTATAACGAGTGGAAAGAGCTACTTGAGATTAGGTTAAAGGCGAAAGGTTAA
- a CDS encoding LacI family DNA-binding transcriptional regulator translates to MKKGKRTTIYDIAEKLGITASSVSRALNNSNQVNEKTKELIMKTADELNYKRNILASNLRKGHSKTIGIVVPRINQNFFANVIAGIEEATYQKGYNLIICQSGESHDKEIQCVNTLINQDVDCIVISVSADGNDYQHLQNVIDHGIQLIQFDRVAEELETLKVINDNEQASYEAVSHLIESGYKRIALLEGPQNLSIFKQRKTGYLRALKAYNIDVIDELIVENAWTKELGAEGTRKLLSLPQPPDAIFASTSDFSALGVLEVANAMKIKVPAELGVCGYANEGFSEITSPSITTIDQFSIYMGNTVANLYFQEKGNTDTISKPKTISIKPELIIRGSTARNGKS, encoded by the coding sequence ATGAAAAAGGGAAAACGCACCACCATTTATGACATCGCCGAAAAACTTGGCATAACCGCTTCGTCGGTGTCTCGCGCATTGAATAACAGCAACCAGGTAAACGAAAAAACCAAGGAGCTGATCATGAAAACCGCCGATGAACTTAACTACAAGCGTAACATCCTGGCATCAAACCTGCGCAAGGGACACTCCAAAACTATTGGCATTGTGGTGCCGCGCATTAACCAAAACTTTTTTGCCAACGTTATTGCAGGTATCGAGGAAGCTACCTATCAAAAAGGCTACAACCTGATCATCTGCCAATCGGGCGAATCGCATGATAAAGAGATACAGTGTGTAAATACCCTGATAAACCAGGATGTGGATTGTATTGTAATATCGGTATCGGCCGATGGCAACGACTATCAGCACCTGCAAAATGTGATTGACCACGGCATCCAGCTCATCCAGTTTGACCGTGTGGCCGAAGAACTGGAAACCCTGAAAGTAATAAACGATAATGAACAGGCATCGTACGAAGCTGTATCGCACCTGATTGAAAGCGGCTACAAACGCATAGCACTATTGGAAGGCCCTCAAAACCTCAGCATTTTTAAACAGCGTAAAACCGGCTACCTGCGGGCCTTAAAGGCCTACAACATTGATGTGATTGATGAACTGATAGTTGAAAACGCCTGGACAAAAGAATTAGGCGCCGAAGGTACCCGCAAACTGCTAAGCCTCCCCCAGCCTCCCGATGCCATATTTGCCTCTACATCTGATTTCTCGGCCCTGGGTGTTTTGGAGGTTGCCAACGCAATGAAAATAAAGGTACCAGCCGAGTTAGGCGTTTGCGGCTACGCCAACGAAGGTTTCTCGGAAATTACCAGCCCATCCATAACCACTATAGACCAGTTTAGTATTTACATGGGCAACACAGTTGCTAATTTGTACTTCCAGGAAAAGGGAAATACAGATACGATATCTAAACCAAAAACCATCAGCATAAAACCAGAGTTGATTATCAGGGGATCAACGGCGAGGAATGGGAAAAGTTAA
- a CDS encoding cytochrome ubiquinol oxidase subunit I → MDDFIAARSQMALSLGFHIIYSCIGMVMPVFMAISHYKWIKTKDPVYKNVTIAWSKGVAIFFATGAVSGTMLSFELGLLWPGFMKHAGPIFGMPFSLEGTAFFIEAIALGFFLYGWNKLNTWFHWVTGIVVGVSGIASGILVVAANSWMNSPSGFDYVNGKYLNIDPLKAMFNEAWFSEALHMTIAAFSATGFAVAGIHALMIYRKQNVAFHTKSFKIAIVFGAAAAILQPLSGDISAKGAAKRQPAKLAAMEAYFHTQEYAPLVIGGIPDTAAKKVNYGLEIPGLLSFLVHDDFKTVVNGLDKIPVKDQPPVAITHYAFQVMVGIGTLMMFIGILYFIALWKKKGWLNKPWFLKLFIIATPTGFIALEAGWTVTEVGRQPWIIQGVMRTSEAVTKMPGIQYTFYLFTFIYFTLSVFVIFLLKRQIEMVPKLYDK, encoded by the coding sequence ATGGATGACTTTATAGCAGCCAGGTCGCAAATGGCCTTATCCTTAGGGTTTCACATCATCTACTCCTGCATTGGTATGGTTATGCCTGTTTTTATGGCCATATCGCATTATAAATGGATAAAAACCAAAGATCCCGTTTACAAAAACGTTACCATCGCCTGGAGCAAAGGTGTTGCTATATTTTTTGCAACCGGGGCAGTATCGGGCACCATGCTTTCATTTGAGTTGGGGTTGCTTTGGCCGGGTTTTATGAAGCATGCCGGGCCGATATTCGGGATGCCATTTTCTTTGGAAGGGACTGCCTTTTTTATTGAAGCGATAGCGCTGGGCTTTTTCCTGTACGGATGGAACAAATTGAACACCTGGTTTCATTGGGTTACGGGCATTGTGGTGGGTGTAAGCGGGATAGCATCGGGTATATTAGTGGTGGCGGCCAACTCATGGATGAACAGCCCATCGGGTTTTGATTATGTAAATGGCAAATACCTCAATATAGACCCGTTAAAGGCCATGTTTAACGAAGCCTGGTTTTCCGAAGCATTACATATGACGATAGCGGCATTTTCGGCAACGGGTTTCGCCGTGGCGGGTATCCACGCGCTGATGATCTACCGGAAACAGAATGTTGCTTTTCATACCAAATCATTTAAAATAGCCATCGTATTTGGCGCGGCAGCTGCCATTTTACAGCCCTTAAGCGGCGATATATCTGCCAAAGGAGCAGCTAAACGGCAGCCAGCTAAACTGGCCGCTATGGAAGCTTATTTCCATACTCAGGAGTATGCGCCGCTGGTTATTGGTGGTATCCCGGATACTGCTGCTAAAAAGGTTAATTACGGCCTGGAAATACCCGGTCTTTTGAGTTTTTTGGTTCATGACGATTTTAAAACAGTTGTAAATGGCCTGGATAAAATCCCGGTTAAAGATCAGCCTCCTGTTGCCATTACGCACTACGCTTTCCAGGTGATGGTGGGCATCGGCACGCTGATGATGTTTATCGGTATTCTGTATTTTATAGCCCTGTGGAAAAAGAAAGGATGGCTAAACAAACCTTGGTTTTTAAAGCTGTTTATTATTGCCACGCCAACGGGTTTTATAGCCTTAGAGGCCGGCTGGACTGTAACCGAAGTTGGCCGCCAGCCATGGATTATCCAGGGTGTGATGCGCACCAGCGAGGCGGTTACCAAAATGCCGGGTATCCAGTATACTTTTTACCTGTTTACATTTATTTACTTCACCCTGAGCGTATTTGTTATTTTCCTGCTGAAAAGACAAATTGAGATGGTGCCTAAATTGTACGACAAATAA
- a CDS encoding cytochrome d ubiquinol oxidase subunit II, with protein sequence MLYIVILFLFASITLYFLLGGADFGAGIIELFTSDDNRHRTRKTMYQAIGPIWEANHMWLIITVVILFVGFPDIYSQMCTYLHIPLLILLLGIIARGTAFTFRNYDAIKGERTQNLYNHLFIYSSFVTPMFLGIIAGSALSGQIDPAAKDFVHAYIFSWFNWFSVAVGLFTVALCGFLAAIYIVGETDSIDDIKRYIKKAKIFNVVAVICGGLVFIASEIEHVGLSKWIFGNVISLVAVIAATLSLVLLWFIISEKKNRQWIRLLAAFQVSMILISVGSTRFPRFVIFKGGSSMSLLTDHATVNTIDDLGIGLLVGSMFILPALGYLYYSFQRKEK encoded by the coding sequence ATGTTATACATCGTTATATTATTTTTATTTGCATCCATCACCCTCTACTTTTTATTGGGCGGGGCCGATTTTGGCGCCGGTATCATCGAGCTTTTTACCTCCGATGACAACAGGCACCGCACCCGCAAAACCATGTACCAGGCCATAGGCCCCATTTGGGAAGCCAACCATATGTGGTTGATTATTACTGTGGTAATACTTTTTGTGGGTTTCCCAGATATTTATAGCCAGATGTGTACCTACCTGCATATCCCGCTCCTTATCCTGTTATTAGGTATCATTGCGCGTGGTACCGCTTTCACTTTCAGAAATTATGATGCCATTAAAGGCGAAAGGACACAAAACCTTTATAACCACCTGTTTATCTACTCGAGCTTTGTTACCCCAATGTTCCTGGGCATTATAGCGGGCAGCGCATTATCCGGTCAGATTGATCCGGCAGCCAAAGATTTTGTCCATGCGTATATATTCAGCTGGTTTAACTGGTTCTCGGTGGCCGTAGGGCTGTTTACCGTAGCGCTTTGCGGCTTCCTTGCGGCCATTTATATTGTGGGAGAAACAGATAGCATTGACGATATTAAACGCTACATCAAAAAAGCAAAGATATTTAACGTAGTAGCCGTTATTTGCGGCGGGCTGGTTTTTATAGCTTCCGAAATTGAGCACGTTGGCTTATCCAAATGGATCTTCGGCAATGTTATTAGTTTGGTAGCCGTAATAGCCGCCACTTTATCACTCGTGCTGCTTTGGTTTATCATCTCCGAAAAGAAAAACAGGCAATGGATAAGGTTATTAGCCGCTTTCCAGGTAAGTATGATCCTGATATCGGTAGGGTCAACCCGCTTCCCAAGGTTTGTGATATTTAAGGGCGGCAGTTCGATGTCATTACTAACGGATCACGCAACCGTAAATACCATAGATGATTTGGGCATTGGCTTATTGGTTGGCAGTATGTTCATATTGCCGGCATTAGGATATTTGTATTATAGCTTTCAGCGGAAGGAAAAGTAA